Proteins from a single region of Leptospiraceae bacterium:
- a CDS encoding STAS domain-containing protein, with protein MAYTYKVVIGVDVVELEEEVDLYSVPELKKFSRELLKKNNKKIVFVLEKLRFIDSSGLGMLVNLSYECKQMGVAFKLANLSPEATRTFDLTKMQANFEIFPTLNEAIRSFG; from the coding sequence ATGGCTTATACGTATAAAGTGGTAATTGGAGTTGATGTGGTAGAATTAGAAGAAGAAGTAGACTTGTATTCTGTTCCTGAGTTAAAGAAATTTAGTCGGGAACTTTTAAAGAAGAACAATAAAAAAATTGTGTTTGTATTAGAAAAATTACGATTCATAGATTCGTCTGGACTTGGGATGCTTGTGAATTTGTCTTACGAATGTAAACAAATGGGAGTTGCATTCAAATTGGCAAATTTGAGTCCAGAAGCAACTAGGACTTTTGATTTGACCAAAATGCAAGCCAACTTTGAAATTTTCCCAACACTAAATGAAGCAATAAGGTCATTTGGTTAA